A stretch of DNA from Bacillus alveayuensis:
ACTTTCGAGCAATCGATAAGCGAGAATATCAGCAATGGTTTGAGAGAATGAAACAACATTCCACCCCGATTAAACATACTCAACTGAAGGTGGTAAAAGCACTTCTATCAATGTGTTTAACGAATTCGTACGAACGTTTTGAATTTGAACTCTAAACGTGTTTAGGTGGGAAACTGTCTTCCCGCCTTTTTTCTAAATGAGAAAACCATTAACAAATGATTTTATTGTTTCATAATATAGAAGTGGCTATATTACTTCTAAATGTAAACGTTTTTGAGTAACGATGCAAAATTGGTTCTCTTTTCATTTAACAGGACTGTTAACGTTTGAAGTCATGTAAAATTGGTAATAAAGGGTATAATGTGAGACAGTATGTTGAATATTTGCTTATAAAAAATATTCATGACTAAGTTTACGATATTATTGAGTCATGATCGTTTTTGCAAGTATTGGGGGTGGCGGATTTTGTTATCAGTAAAACGGGATTATGAAGCATATTTAGATGATATGAATAGCGTAACGATTTTATTACCAAAATCAGCTTTTCAAGGTGAAGAAAAAACATTTTATCTTGAACGCAATCATCGTCTTGAGACATTAGAAATAGTTGATGCATACCCGATCGAACCATTTCAAAAATATGTTTGCAAACTCTGTCACTCAATTGAATTTGGAAAAACTTATTATATTCAAGATGAAAAGGGTGTTAAAACTGATCTTCAAATTGGTGCAGTGATACGTTCTAAAGAGTTCGATGATCTGTTTTACTATGATAGAGATGATTTAGGCGTTTCTTTTAATGAGAATTCAATCGTTTGCAAAATATGGGCACCAATTGCAACAGCAGTAAAAATTAGATTAACAAATCCATCTAATTTTGAGGTTAAAGAATACCCATTAACGAGAGAAAATAAAGGGGTTTGGACAATCAATCTTGAAGGTCGCTTTGAAAATTTTTATTACACCTATTTAGTTTGTGTAAATTTAATTTGGCGAGAATTAGTTGACCCATATGCAAAGGCGGTATCTGTCAATGGAGAATTTGGAGTCATCATTGATTTGACAAAAACAAAGGTTGAAAAAATAAAGGTTCCTCCACTTACACAAGCAACAGATGCGATCATATATGAACTTCATATCCGCGATTTTACGATTCATCCAAACAGTGGAATAAAGTGTAAAGGAAAATATTTAGGTTTGGCTGAGAACGATACGAAGACGAAAAACGGTTATACTACAGGGTTAACCTATTTACGTGAGCTAGGAGTGACGCACGTAGAGCTTTTACCTATTAACGATTTTGCTGGAGTGGACGAAGAACAACCAAATCATTCTTATAATTGGGGCTACAATCCACTTCATTATAATGCACCTGAAGGAAGTTATGCGCTAAATCCATATGACCCATATTCAAGAATTATTGAATTAAAAAAAATGATTCAAGCGTTTCATCGTCATGGCCTCAAAGTCATCATGGATGTCGTCTATAATCATGTTTTCATTCGTGAAAGCTCCCATTTTGAAAAATTGGTTCCAGGATATTTTTTTAGACATGATCAATATGGGATTCCTTCAAATGGATCAGGAGTAGGAAATGATATCGCTTCAGAGCGGAAAATGGTTCGGAAATTTATCGTCGATTCCATTAGGTTTTGGTTAGAAGAGTATGACGTAGATGGTTTCCGCTTTGACTTAATGGGATTATTAGATATAGAAACGATGAATGAAGTCAGAAAGGTGATATCTTCAAGGAAGAAGGATGCGATTATTCTAGGAGAGGGATGGGATATGCCGACACCTCTCCCATACGATCGAAAAGCAATCATAGCCAATAGTGTGAAAATGATGGATATTGCTTTTTTTAATGATCATTTCCGAGATACCGTTAAGGGAAGTACGTTTGACCTTGTAGAAAAGGGATTTTCATTAGGAAATGTTCATAAAAAATCGCAAATGGTGGAGTCGATAACAGGTTCAATTTCTTTTAACAGCCAGCATAGAGGTTTATTTCAGCATCCAGTCCAATCGATTAATTATGTTGAGTCACACGATAACCATACTTTTTGGGATAAGATGACCTTTTGTTTAGATGAAGAAGATGAGGACACAAAAAGAAAACGACAGCGCCTTGCAACTTCTATTGTTTTGTTATCACAAGGGATTCCATTTTTGCATAGTGGTCAAGAATTTTTTCGAACTAAAAAAGGAGAAGGGAATAGTTATAATCTTCCTGATTGTATTAATCAAATAGACTGGAGCTCCCGTGAACAATTTGACGAAGAAATCGACTATGTGAAGAAATTGATCCATCTTCGCAAACTCCACGGCGCTTTTCGTTTTGCAAAGGCGGAACTTGTCAAAAAACATTGTACGTTTCTCGAAACGAACGAAGGAATCATGGCATATCAATTAAACAATGTTTTACAATTTGGACCGTGGAGCCATCTTATCATTGTTCATTGTAACCAAAAACGTAGCAAGAGACTTTCCTTAACCAGAAATGGTGATTGGCAGCTAATATGTACACCAAAAGTGTGCTCACCAGAAAAGCCGCTATATATCATTCAAGAAAAGCTGGAAGTACAAGATATTGGAACTTATGTATTGTATCAAACATAGCGGCAAACAAGAAGACTCTTCCATCTCATGCGATGTATTTCACTTTTTCTTGACTAAAATTATTAGTTGACGATAAAATTTAAAAGGGATAGCTATTGTCACCATCTTTTAGTCCAATAGCTGTCTTTTTTATTTCTTTCAAACGTAATATTGGATATATAATGGTCGATATATAAAATAGGGTTAGTCATCATAAAAAATTAAAACGAAATGTGGGCTTGAAATTGAAGGAAAATTGGTTGGAGTTTGTGCTAGGTAGCGAGTGGGAAATCTCTCCAGCAGGCGGTGCGACTGGAGATGCTTTTTACGCAGAAAAAGAGGGAAAAAAGCTTTTTTTAAAACGAAATTCTTCCCCATTTTTAGCAGTATTATCTGCTGAAGGGATTGTACCGAAGCTTGTGTGGACAAAAAGAATGGAAAACGGAGATGTCATCACTGCACAGCATTGGCTTAATGGAAGAGAGTTGAAGCCAAAAGATATGAATGACAAACAAGTCGCACAACTGCTTTATAAAATTCATCATTCGAATGAATTATTAGATATGTTGAAAAGGTTAGGAAAGCAGCCGCTAACGCCAGATGAACTGCTTGACGATATAAAGAAAACGATTGATCAAGGATTGAAAATATTTCCTGTTATCCTAGAATCTATTCGATTTTTAGAGGAGCAGCTCCCAAATGTTCAAAATAAAGAAATGGTTGTTTGTCATTGCGATATTAACCATAATAATTGGCTGCTTTCAAATGACAATAAGCTTTATTTAATTGATTGGGATGGTGCGATGATCGCAGATCCTGCTATTGATTTAGGCATGTTATTGTATTCTTATATTCCAGAAGATGAATGGGAGTTATGGTTG
This window harbors:
- a CDS encoding pullulanase (product_source=KO:K01200; cath_funfam=2.60.40.10,3.20.20.80; cog=COG1523; ko=KO:K01200; pfam=PF00128,PF02922; superfamily=51445,81296; tigrfam=TIGR02104), which codes for MLSVKRDYEAYLDDMNSVTILLPKSAFQGEEKTFYLERNHRLETLEIVDAYPIEPFQKYVCKLCHSIEFGKTYYIQDEKGVKTDLQIGAVIRSKEFDDLFYYDRDDLGVSFNENSIVCKIWAPIATAVKIRLTNPSNFEVKEYPLTRENKGVWTINLEGRFENFYYTYLVCVNLIWRELVDPYAKAVSVNGEFGVIIDLTKTKVEKIKVPPLTQATDAIIYELHIRDFTIHPNSGIKCKGKYLGLAENDTKTKNGYTTGLTYLRELGVTHVELLPINDFAGVDEEQPNHSYNWGYNPLHYNAPEGSYALNPYDPYSRIIELKKMIQAFHRHGLKVIMDVVYNHVFIRESSHFEKLVPGYFFRHDQYGIPSNGSGVGNDIASERKMVRKFIVDSIRFWLEEYDVDGFRFDLMGLLDIETMNEVRKVISSRKKDAIILGEGWDMPTPLPYDRKAIIANSVKMMDIAFFNDHFRDTVKGSTFDLVEKGFSLGNVHKKSQMVESITGSISFNSQHRGLFQHPVQSINYVESHDNHTFWDKMTFCLDEEDEDTKRKRQRLATSIVLLSQGIPFLHSGQEFFRTKKGEGNSYNLPDCINQIDWSSREQFDEEIDYVKKLIHLRKLHGAFRFAKAELVKKHCTFLETNEGIMAYQLNNVLQFGPWSHLIIVHCNQKRSKRLSLTRNGDWQLICTPKVCSPEKPLYIIQEKLEVQDIGTYVLYQT
- a CDS encoding thiamine kinase-like enzyme (product_source=COG0510; cath_funfam=3.90.1200.10; cog=COG0510; pfam=PF01636; superfamily=56112), with translation MEFVLGSEWEISPAGGATGDAFYAEKEGKKLFLKRNSSPFLAVLSAEGIVPKLVWTKRMENGDVITAQHWLNGRELKPKDMNDKQVAQLLYKIHHSNELLDMLKRLGKQPLTPDELLDDIKKTIDQGLKIFPVILESIRFLEEQLPNVQNKEMVVCHCDINHNNWLLSNDNKLYLIDWDGAMIADPAIDLGMLLYSYIPEDEWELWLDKYGIKLTDDLRNRMHWYVLAQFIISIAWLKAKNQQKEMKEHLEQLHFLLTKTC